From Amycolatopsis sp. WQ 127309:
AGCGGCGGGGCGATCCGGAACACCCCGCCCATGCCGGGCAGCTGCACGATGTTCATGTGCAGCCCCAGTTCGAGGCAGCGGCTGGTGACGCGCGCGCCCAGTTCGTCCGAGCTGCGCTTGGTTTCGCGGTCCACGACCAGTTCCAGCCCGGCCAGCAGCCCGCGGCCGCGGATGTCGCCGACGACCTCGTGCCGGTGCGCGATGCGCTCGAGGCCGTGCCGGAGCAGGCCGCCCAGCTGCAGCGCGCGCTCGTCGAGGCGGTCGCGGGTCAGGACGTCGAGCACGGTGTTGCCGACGGCGGCCGGCAGCGGGTCGGCGACGTGCGTGGTGAAGAACAGGAACCCGCGGTCGTGCGCCTCCTGCTCGATCTCGGCACTGGTCAGCACCGCGGCCAGCGGCAGGCCGGCGCCGAGCGTCTTGGACAGCGTGAGGATGTCGGGGACGACGCCGTCGCGCTCGAAGGCGTACCAGTCGCCGGTGCGGCAGAGGCCGGTCTGGGCCTCGTCGACGATCAGCAGCATGCCGCGCTCGCGGCACTTTTCCCGCAGCGCGGCGAAGTAGCCGGGCGGCGGCTCGATGATGCCGCCGGAGCTGAGGATCGGCTCGACGAGGCACGCGGCCAGGCTGCCGACCGACTGCGCGTCGATCATCTCGAAGCCGAAGTCGAGCTGGCGCCGCCAGTCCAGTTCGCCGTCGGCGCCGGTGAAGTCCGGCCGGTAGCGGTTGGGCGCCGGGATGGCGAAGTTGCCGGGCGCGGCCGGGCCGTACCCCTTGCGGCCGGCGCTGTAGGTGGCGCTCGCCGCGGCCTGCGTCATGCCGTGCCACGACCGGGCGAACGAGACGATCTCGTGCTTGCCGGTGACGAGCTTGGCCAGCCGGATCGCGGCCTCGTTGGACTCGGCCCCGGTCGTCAGGAGGAGGGCCTTCTCCAGCGGTGCCGGGAGCGTCTCGGCGAGGCGGCGCGCGAGGTCGACGACCGGGCGGCTCAGCATGCCGCTGAACAGGTGGTCGAGCTTCCCGACCTGCCGCCGGACGGTGTCGACGATCTCCGGGTGCGAGTGCCCGAGGATCGCGCTCATCTGGCCGGACGTGAAGTCGAGGATCCGGCGGCCGTCTTCGGTGAAGACGAAGCTGCCTTCGGCGCGGTCGATGATCTCGTGGGTGAAGGCGCCGCCGTAGCGGACCAGGTGCTTGTCGGCGTCGGCCCAGAAGGCGTCTGCGGAGGTGGTCTCGTAAGTCGGAGC
This genomic window contains:
- a CDS encoding aspartate aminotransferase family protein — encoded protein: MAAPTYETTSADAFWADADKHLVRYGGAFTHEIIDRAEGSFVFTEDGRRILDFTSGQMSAILGHSHPEIVDTVRRQVGKLDHLFSGMLSRPVVDLARRLAETLPAPLEKALLLTTGAESNEAAIRLAKLVTGKHEIVSFARSWHGMTQAAASATYSAGRKGYGPAAPGNFAIPAPNRYRPDFTGADGELDWRRQLDFGFEMIDAQSVGSLAACLVEPILSSGGIIEPPPGYFAALREKCRERGMLLIVDEAQTGLCRTGDWYAFERDGVVPDILTLSKTLGAGLPLAAVLTSAEIEQEAHDRGFLFFTTHVADPLPAAVGNTVLDVLTRDRLDERALQLGGLLRHGLERIAHRHEVVGDIRGRGLLAGLELVVDRETKRSSDELGARVTSRCLELGLHMNIVQLPGMGGVFRIAPPLTASEEEISLGLAILDEAIGDAVKTL